The DNA segment ATATCCCATCATGTTTGAGCAAGGTCAGCACATGGTATCCAATTAGCTGGAGTTTTTCCAAAATGATTAGTGTCCATCACACAGCAGATGTCCATGCTAACCTCACATAAATGTTACCTCCTACACTAAAATAATTctgaagtttaaaatttatttattagtgtcactaagggtttacattaacactgcaatgaagttactgtgaaaattctgaacACTATTAATTGTATCTTTTTTCAAAAAAGGTTTATTGTCTGTTCAAGTGACAAATTCATAACAATTCACATTATACAAGCAAGTGTATTAAaaagaaaagcttgcatttatagtGTTTTTCACAACCACCAGAGATCTCCAAGTGCTCcatcagccaatgaagtactttgtttTTGAGGTGTATTCACTGTTGTAGTTTAGGCAGTGGGGCAGCCATCTTGGTGCACAGCAACATGGTAATGGACAATATGACCAGAAAATCTGTTGTTtgggatgttggttgaaggacaaacattgaccaggacacctgggataatccccctaatctaaacAGTGTCATGGGAATCTTTAACATCCACTCAAGGAGGCAGATGGGGCttcagtttaatgcctcatctgaaagaccgtgcctctgacagtacagcaccccctcagtactgcactggagcgttAGCCCCATTTTCCTTTTGTGCTCATGCCCTGAAATGGGACCTGATGCCAGAACCTTGAGGCGAGAGTGCTATTCACAGCAGCCACAACTGACATTTTTACTCAGATATTTATAATCTTTTTTAACACGCCCTACCTTTGGACATGTGGATGATGTTGGATATGAATAAGTTCATATTTTAATGTATTTATCTGTTTGGAAACGTGCACTACAACTTGAGTTTAAAAACTTTGTTTCTTTCCTGACAGCTTAAAGGACATCATTAAAGACCAGTCAGTGAAACCCAAGGTGAATTACATTATGTCAAGTTCGTCCTTCTCCATGCTAACAGTCCAAAGTGAGGACAGTGGAATTATATGGGAGACCGTGTCAAGCAGCCGTAGCTCCACACCATGGGCATCCGAAAGCACAGCCTCTGACGTTTACAGCGTGGATGGTAACCCAACAAGCGCTCCGCCTGGAAAAGTAATATTCATAATGGACGAATTGCCTCAGTCTCCATGTCCAAATGGACGTCAAGGTAGTAAAACTGAAAAGCGCCATATTGAGGTAACCGACCTTAAGGTAGGAGAATTCAAAGATGCCCTGAGGAAATCTAGAAATAATACGTGTGTTTTGAGAGCACAACCTGCAAAAAGTGAACCGACTGTGATATTCAATCCTGTACCAGAGAGAGTGGCAAAGCCGGTGCAGGATTCTAACAAAACCAAGACAGATCCTCAGTTACCCATTGAGCACAGCCCAACGGTATCGAAAATAGTAGGAAAATCCAACAGGAATGTGAATGAAGTGTGTGAAGTATTTTCCTCTGTCCCAGAGAGTGTGCAACAACATACCCCAGTGCATTGTCAACGGAAACTTAATAAGAACCCAGCTGAATTGAATAAGCAACACCCAATTGTGAAAAATCACAGTTTAAACAATTTGCTTTCAACGCCACCTGAACAACAAATAAGTACCTCTTCGGTACTACTGAGGAAAAAGGGAGAGTCAGAAGCTGCTTTGAAGCATTTCTCAGAGGCAAGAATTAGTTCAACTTTACCCGAAAACCAAGAAGACTCACGGCTGTCTGAAACAATCATTTCAGAGCCTGCCATAGTTTCACAAGGGCCTTGGAGAGACACAGATGACTTTATTTCGGCAGACAAGGACATAACAACAAATGGAGCAACTCACACAGGCACAGATGGCTTGAAAAAGACTGTGGTTGCTGGCTCAGATATCCATCGGTCCCCATCTCATGAAACATTTATTTTAGACTTTAAAAGTTTAGCACTTGACATGGATCCAATACCTGGTCCATTAATGGATAATTCTTCCTTAAATGAAAGTCCATCTGGTAAAATATTTGTAAAAGAGGATCAATCTTATTCAGATGGCAACCATCCAAATACCTTTGTAACTAGCAGTTCAGAGCTCAGCAACCCCCTGGGAAGTCTATCATCAGTAGTAACTTGTAAAGAAACAGATAATTCCATTTCAACAATCGGAGACAAAGGCACGGAAAGTGTGGATGCAGGTTTGAAAAATTTGTCTTGCGCTTCAGCTGGTAGAACGTCTGCTGATATGACATTACCTTATTGGCCAGAAAAGCAAGAAGCCACAATTAGGGAAAACCCGTTGTGCCCGCGGACAAATCCCgaaccttcaggagagagagatgtAGAGCTGAATGGTTCCTTACTCAGCGCAACGTGTCGAGCTCCTGAGGATGCCTCTCAATCACAGGTGGTGGAGCTGCCAAAGACAGTCGATGAACGAAGCCAAAAAGAAGAGACAGAAAACCAGAGAGCTATTTTCAACATTGTGGCGGAAGGCTCTGAGATATTAAACATTGTTGCTCCGGCACAAGTTTGCTCTGTGGACCAAGAGGCCTGTAGCAAAATGCAGGACAACTTGATCTATTTGCAAACGAGTCCTATAATGAAAAGAAGATATCCTGAGAATAATTTTACTGGAGAGGATGATGAACAGCAAACATCTAAACACAGTGAGCTGGAACAAAGTGCAAATCCTTCCAATTCATGGATCCCTAATCCTTTCATTGTGGACAAGTCACAGCCTTCCTCTGTGGTACATTCCAATCCTTCTTGCATAATTGCATCCAATCCCTCTATTGCAGCTGAACCCAATCCCTCCCACGCAGCTGGATCCAATCCCTTCCATCCAGCCGGACCCAATCCCTCCCATCCATCCGGATCCAATCACTCCCATGCAGCCGGATCCAATCCCTCCTATGTGGCCGGATCCAATCCTCCTACAACTGAGACATCTAATCCTTCTGTTGTTGCAAGATCTAATCCCAGTTCCACTGAACAATCCTCTGCAGTTCCTGCAAGTAAAGGTGGACGTGGGGATGAGGATTATTTTGAGAAATACACTTTGGTGGATGAACAAGTCCCCGCTGATCTGGAAACAGTTGAACCAAAATCTCAGGAAGTGCCGATTCCTGAGGCGGACAACCCGACGGAGTCAAAGCTGGAAAGTATGCCATTTTCCGAAGATACAGAAGTTTTTAATTTTGATGAGTTTGAGGTATCAGGAAATCCTGGATCCCTTGATGGTGCAGCAGGATATTCTGTACTAGCGCCCGTCTCTGAAACATGCAATGATGGAAAGCAAGAGGATATTAATAAAAATGTTACGGATGTACTAAACCAAAAAGAGGCGGGTTCATTGTTATTTAGCACGGATGAAGGAGTCCTGTCACGTTGCTATAATTTTCCGATATCAACCAAATTGATCGATCTTGCACTTTTGGAGGAACCACCTGCATTAGCGTTTTATTATAAAGACCTTTACGAGGAAGCTAAGGGACGGAAAGAACAAAACAGTGAACTGTCAGATGAAGACAGCAGTAATCCTGAACTTtcattcccttgtcaatcatctGATACAGACGATGGAAATGGATTATACTTTGAAAAATATGTTCTGAGGGATGATGTTCTTGAGTCTTCAAGAGAATCAGCACCAAAGGAATTATCTTACAAGCTGGAAGCAGAATCACAAAGTGATGCGGTTGGTGCAGAAAGGACTGTATTGTTTTCAGAAAGTGAAGGCCAGTTTCCTGAGTTATTCATGAACAGGGCTAAAATTCTGACACAAAGGGTCGATTCTGGAAAAGTTTCAGAAGCACAAAAAGACCACAAAGAAAAATCTGAGACCGGTGAGAATACTGATGAGGGCAGTGGCATTTTGTCAGAGATTCCCTCTGTAAAACACGAGGAAGTATCAGAAGAACCAAGTAAGGCGATTGAGCTAATGGAAGAGCACATTAACGAGTTGGTGAGTGAAGAAATGCTGAGCAGACATGTGGCATCTTTTGATGAATCGCTGCATGTAGAAGATGTAGAGAAGCCTGCCTCTAATGTTGAAAATCACTTGGACACTGGACAGCTTGCCAATATAGGTGACTCCTTTGGACAATATGGAAACCCCCCAAGTGAGGCAGGACTAGAAGCAGTGAACATTACCTTGGCCTCAGTGAAAATGCAAGATACCGAGGAAGACGTATTGAATGAGAAAAAATCCATTGGTCAGATTAAGGCTGACATATTAGAACAGGAGCAATCTGCTGAACAGGAAGAACTTGAATGTAGGCCTGAGATTGGATACCCTCCTGCTGAATTAGGACAAGAAACAAAACATGAAGGATCTGGAGAGTCAATAAAGGCTGAAAATAAGCTGCATGATCACATAAGTAACATTGAGCCTATTGTAGAGATTGAAGAGGTAGTCCCGCAGATTGTAATTGAAGAACATGAGGAAGTAGATCACACTGTGAAAATGGAGGAGGAAGCGAGTAGGGAAGGAATCCCGGATTATGTTGACCAACAATTACATTTAGAATTAGCGGAGAGTCCCGGAACCAATGATAAGCTGGAAACGTTAGATGTTGAAATGACGTATCCACCAAGTACTGAATGTGTGGCCAAGGAAGAGATCAATCTTGCAAATCAAAGTCAAGAGAAGACAATAGGTGAAGCCAGTCCTCAAATAATGAATGACATGACTGTATCAGGTCCTGATAATTACAAAGCTGTTCTGGGTCATGCTAAAGAAACGCAGGAAGGATATTGCCTCACTGAGGACATTGTGCAAGACCTACAAAGTGAATGTAAACCTTTGGAAGTAGTAACGCAGGGAACACTTAATGACATAATGATGTATGAGCGAGATTCAATGCATATTCCTGATAATTTTCAAACAGAGTATAAGACAGAAACTGAGCAAGATTCCCAAACTCAGAGAAAAGTCAGTGAGCCAACAGACAGTCCACAGCAGCATTACGCACAGGAAATTGTCCCCAGTCAGGCCGATGAAGCAGATCTTTACGAAAGCCCGGAGAATTTATTTGGGAAAGCTATTGAAGAATCCAGGGATTTGTTAGCGGATGTGAAGAGTATAGATGATGGTGACGCATTTGAAATCTGTGATGGGGGTCTGGATGTTGAGGATAAAGAATTGCAGGAACTTGCTGAAGATAAAACGGAAGGCACGCACGTTGAGGCAAGAGAAGATGTAGATGTGCTAATCTCGCCGAAACCACCGAAACCTCCAGATACCTTTTGCGTTACCTGTGGGCTCCCAATTTCTGCAATTGATAAGCTCTTTGGAGAACATCAAGATCATGATGTGATGGCAATAGATACAGCGGTGGTAAAAGTAAAGGTGAGGACTTTCATTTTAAATATAACACGCACTGACATCATCCTCCACACTGAACAATTTGAGCCAAACCTTAGTCTTCTAGCTAGACATGTCATGTTTGAAAACATGTGCAAAACCTCTCAAATGAGTGCGAAAGGAAATTATAAACTATTATAGCATGTTTGCTGGGTTTTCATTGTCTTTCTACGAAACTAATTAATGGAAACTCAG comes from the Mustelus asterias chromosome 6, sMusAst1.hap1.1, whole genome shotgun sequence genome and includes:
- the LOC144495099 gene encoding cardiomyopathy-associated protein 5-like — its product is MENLEACFPAETADKIEPEISFTLEDETCEGGVLETEEEEELGESLKDIIKDQSVKPKVNYIMSSSSFSMLTVQSEDSGIIWETVSSSRSSTPWASESTASDVYSVDGNPTSAPPGKVIFIMDELPQSPCPNGRQGSKTEKRHIEVTDLKVGEFKDALRKSRNNTCVLRAQPAKSEPTVIFNPVPERVAKPVQDSNKTKTDPQLPIEHSPTVSKIVGKSNRNVNEVCEVFSSVPESVQQHTPVHCQRKLNKNPAELNKQHPIVKNHSLNNLLSTPPEQQISTSSVLLRKKGESEAALKHFSEARISSTLPENQEDSRLSETIISEPAIVSQGPWRDTDDFISADKDITTNGATHTGTDGLKKTVVAGSDIHRSPSHETFILDFKSLALDMDPIPGPLMDNSSLNESPSGKIFVKEDQSYSDGNHPNTFVTSSSELSNPLGSLSSVVTCKETDNSISTIGDKGTESVDAGLKNLSCASAGRTSADMTLPYWPEKQEATIRENPLCPRTNPEPSGERDVELNGSLLSATCRAPEDASQSQVVELPKTVDERSQKEETENQRAIFNIVAEGSEILNIVAPAQVCSVDQEACSKMQDNLIYLQTSPIMKRRYPENNFTGEDDEQQTSKHSELEQSANPSNSWIPNPFIVDKSQPSSVVHSNPSCIIASNPSIAAEPNPSHAAGSNPFHPAGPNPSHPSGSNHSHAAGSNPSYVAGSNPPTTETSNPSVVARSNPSSTEQSSAVPASKGGRGDEDYFEKYTLVDEQVPADLETVEPKSQEVPIPEADNPTESKLESMPFSEDTEVFNFDEFEVSGNPGSLDGAAGYSVLAPVSETCNDGKQEDINKNVTDVLNQKEAGSLLFSTDEGVLSRCYNFPISTKLIDLALLEEPPALAFYYKDLYEEAKGRKEQNSELSDEDSSNPELSFPCQSSDTDDGNGLYFEKYVLRDDVLESSRESAPKELSYKLEAESQSDAVGAERTVLFSESEGQFPELFMNRAKILTQRVDSGKVSEAQKDHKEKSETGENTDEGSGILSEIPSVKHEEVSEEPSKAIELMEEHINELVSEEMLSRHVASFDESLHVEDVEKPASNVENHLDTGQLANIGDSFGQYGNPPSEAGLEAVNITLASVKMQDTEEDVLNEKKSIGQIKADILEQEQSAEQEELECRPEIGYPPAELGQETKHEGSGESIKAENKLHDHISNIEPIVEIEEVVPQIVIEEHEEVDHTVKMEEEASREGIPDYVDQQLHLELAESPGTNDKLETLDVEMTYPPSTECVAKEEINLANQSQEKTIGEASPQIMNDMTVSGPDNYKAVLGHAKETQEGYCLTEDIVQDLQSECKPLEVVTQGTLNDIMMYERDSMHIPDNFQTEYKTETEQDSQTQRKVSEPTDSPQQHYAQEIVPSQADEADLYESPENLFGKAIEESRDLLADVKSIDDGDAFEICDGGLDVEDKELQELAEDKTEGTHVEAREDVDVLISPKPPKPPDTFCVTCGLPISAIDKLFGEHQDHDVMAIDTAVVKVKEQLDECVQAAETRTNRTEEIVTELEDVFNVVEENCTKEEKCLEEQHEEVMKLLLSQYTEMSQVLEEEKKVKLDHLYDQMAHYRCGIESAKQTVEKTKESFQLDDMTFLKSFRMINDSVITALEVAISMDLKPSWCSSFEEIAVKSARPGFESLKSLPVPQSPTIVPQEPNTATSTTITVYWTVGKDDVIDYFQVYCMDESEGSREQSGSIADEYKMAVKESYCTLDNLEPNRCYLVWVMAVNFAGCSLPSEKVVIQTVPSAPIIKAEECTVCWDNATIRWTSADLEVVEYFILEFHRQSDFKKSTFRSITGIRGCELSVRLQPLENFLFFVKAVNALGSSDTSKPALISTKNTRFQLNKATVPPYLQLSEDGTVIHFDELAVENESCLTECSAVLGESLPARGRHYWEAIVDRCEAYRIGIANPITTRSSSLGKNRKLWCMRYYAVPAGHRYEFLHDGTSHDVLITDFPARVGVFVNCDVGQLSFFNAQSGQLLHTFQHQFTDFICPAFVVERPGFLTVCTGVELPEFAKCS